Part of the Zea mays cultivar B73 chromosome 4, Zm-B73-REFERENCE-NAM-5.0, whole genome shotgun sequence genome is shown below.
GTGGCCATCATTAAAAAAGGTGCCTATCCTATAGGTTCACATTTTTTTTTCTTAATTATGCTTGAACTGAGATTTAGTGTTTAAGAAGGGATGCCAAGCTACTGGTGATCGATTGCCAAGTGATCTCAAGCAACTGGGAGTGCATGGTCGTAGTGAAATCTTCATCACCACGATACCTTCACCTCTCTTTATTATTCCACTTTTACCTGCTCACCACTTTTCAACTATGATCAACCCAACTCCTTATGATTTGATCAGGAAGAAGAGCCCCTTGCCAGTTTGGTAAAGGAGATCATGGGAGGTAGGAGGATTTTTTTATCACGAATATGTATCTAGAGGAAGAAGCTCCAATAGAGAACACCGACGTCACTGTTTTTGAAATAGACATTTCTTTTAGAATACCTCTTCGAATAGATATCTTTTAAGGAGTGATCTCATCAAGATTAGAGTAGGCATTAGTAACTGTCATACATGACCACGAACTGGGCATACGCTTTGGCATGAAGAGTGTGAATGCTTGTCATGACAAGGCATCATTTTACTACATCGTTTTACCTTGTGTATGTGTTACGTCTCTAGATTAATAAAAAAACACTAGTTCTTTTATAATATTCtatttatatttcatgctttaacaTGTTATTAGTATTGTGTTTCTCTATGCACTTGCTCGAAAGAGAGGCACGGGCCATTCCATAGGAGATAATGCCAGGCGACGAAAGGATTTTGTGTCGATTTGTTGCTTGTTCTGCATGAGGACATCAGCACTGACATCGCCAAATTATGATGTATTGCTGCTTATCACGCCCAATTAGCAAAGTCGGCTCGATAGTTTAGCCAAGTTAGGCTAGGTGGGCAAGGATTTCCAACTGGTTCTCAAGTCCATGAGCGCTTGTTCCGATTCAGAGAAAATGGAAATAATATATACAAACTCAATAATAGTTCTTTGCATCAAACATCAATCAATTCGATTTGGTTCTGAATGCTTCAGGTGGGCCTCGATTTAGCCAACTTCTTGTTGCATCAGAAGTTGTACTTTCTACTTTTTAAGTACTCTAGCCTAGTGGATAATTTGTATGTGAACGTTTGGATGGGGATTGGATAGGGAAATAAAAATGGGTTGAGACAAAAGGAGGGGGCATGAGATGGGTGTAGTCTTTATTTATCTATCCCTATCTTCAATTCAATTATCCAAACATGGAATCAAATGATCCCACCCTTATTTCCCACTTCCTAAATTGAAGGCCATGTTGACTTGGAAAAATTTGGGCATAATCTGTTGTTAAGCTCTGCCACTGTATTGAAAGAAAATAAGTTCCCTAGAAATATCAAAAGCGGATCACATTTTGAATAAAATGAATGCAACTAAAAGGGGCAACAAAAAAGGCTTAAACACGTGATCAGAATACATGGAACAAGCTTTTGACAATAAATATTATCTACTGGTGGCAACAAGTCGTTTTACAATATATGTAAAACGATACATAATATGCTAACAGAAAAGTAGATAGACCCACACAGCATACAATTGTTTGTGCGTAACACAGCCAGGTTAGCCAGGACCAACTTTGGGGATGTCATAGTGCTCGCTGAGGTTAGCCAGGTACTGGTTGAAGTCCTGCATGCGGTCCTTGTACGACTTGTTTGCGACTTTGGTCATCTTCTTCATGTCGATCTTCTGCTTCTGTTCCATGTAGCGGCGCTCTGCTGGTGTGAGATGGTCATAGTCAGAATGTGGGTTCCTTTCGTCTCCATTCTTATCAGATTCAGTCTGAGATGACTCCTCACGCTGgtacttcttcttctttttcattACACCACCATACTTCACGTCCAGCGCTTTACCCTTCAGCTTCAGTCGTCCCCCAACAACGTTTTGGTATTCCAACATCTTGATGTAAAAAAGAAATCTAATAAAGTTATAGAGAGACTGTTAGAGAATGCTGTTGAGCACGAAATTTGTAGAGACTGCCGAACCGAACGGCATTGCGCAAGAAATATATATTACCAAGGCAAACGGGATTGCATCGTTCAGAGTGTCCGTGTCCGAGCCCGATCTCCTGTTCCACGCGGTGTCCGTGTTCGTGTCCGAGTCCGAGCTCCTGTTCCAAGCGGTTTTTGGCCGTTAAGCAGAGCACTCACCGCAGGGTCGTGGCGCGGCCCATCCTCGCGCGGTGCTGCCGTGCAAGGGCAGGTTCTCTCCTGCGGGCTGCCGTGCTGTGCGCTGACGTCGGCGCAGCCGTGCAGTCATGCTGCGGCGGTCGCCAAACTCGTCGTGCTTACGTCTCGCCCCTCACCCATCTGCTCCCTCCGCCTCCGGCCATGTGGAATCCCCTCCTCTTCCCTCTCCAAAAAATCTGCGACCGGTCTTCTCACAGTGCTCGGTCGTCGTGCCTGAGGGCCTAGCTGCGAGGGGCTCCTGTTCCCTCTGGAATCCATCGGCAAGCCCCCTCCAGTGTATAGGGCTAGCCAACGTATAATTTCTCTGCTCCGATCTGCTCACCGATTGTTCGCCTGCTCTTCTGCTGCGGATGCGGTAGTCTGGAACCTGTGTTGCTTTTTTCGTGTGCAACGTTCGTAGGTGAGCTGCCCGTTCGAGCGTCGTAGTTCTGTGTGTTCTATGTCGTCAATGCTCTGCTCAGTGCTCTGGCCACGCAGGTTTTTCGCTTACGAAAGTTACGAACCATGCTTATGGGTTTTTCTGTCTTTGTTTCTATATGGTTGTCATGTTTAGCCTCGGTGTCTTCTATGTGGTTTCGATAAATTCATTGGTTTACCGGCGCTTTCACTCACCTTTGCCTGTGCTGAAAAATGGTCTAGTTTGCATCCGTGAATCTCTAATCAGGTAGGGATGCGCACATTGTGCCGACTGTATTacttgttagaaatataggcatttttcgaattattttaattccataaattaacattatgatgatgacatataataaataattaaccatagcaatcgtgatctcaaaaatatccataacaatatggatcatgagaacaccaagcatatgaagcatgtaaatcatataaataaaataagtatataCGCATGGTTCATGGTTTATTgcggaacaactggaaataaacagataacaatataaacaggatgactgtaagattaagacagacagatataacatattataatatgatagagcaaagctacatacgacatatataatatgcagaatataaaactgtaatgaactgaattgatcataccctcccatgcgctccgaggatcctgatccttgtccaacttctcttgtcatccgatcgAGTTGAAGACGCCAAGAACCAGCGATGAAGACAGATGTtgggcagtcgcgaagacgctccccaaaaacctaattgccgatcccccgtgcaaggtctcaaacggcaccggcttcggaggcacctgccctctcgcttctctgtgcgcgcagagtcacgagatggaaataccctcactcggcggctggattgtgagactggaagtgtttctcgcgtgtaccgagtgacaggggtgctcctctatttaacctctcgcagagggaagctgaaggagaaaggtcgccgagtcacgccaagagtcggccagctctagccgagttatgccatgagtcggccagctcttgccgagtcacgccataagtcggcagctgaaggagaagggtcactcggctgactgacgaagagacagggtcactcggcagacgaagagacagagtcactcggctaacgtacgcggttagtgagtgctaaaaattaacacaaccacaccacgcccgctcgcctgcctgcctgcctgcctcgccacgcctcgccacgcctcgccacgccacgcccggcccggcccggcccggcccggcggcggcggcggcgcgcgcgcgcgcgtgtggcacgcccttgtccatttcttgacttctcaagttaagtggaataaatcccaccatataagtcaaggcaaaagacccttggacttccaatgtggtactattggtattctccaccattacacaccatagagttta
Proteins encoded:
- the LOC103654037 gene encoding protein FAM32A produces the protein MLEYQNVVGGRLKLKGKALDVKYGGVMKKKKKYQREESSQTESDKNGDERNPHSDYDHLTPAERRYMEQKQKIDMKKMTKVANKSYKDRMQDFNQYLANLSEHYDIPKVGPG